In Crassostrea angulata isolate pt1a10 chromosome 6, ASM2561291v2, whole genome shotgun sequence, a genomic segment contains:
- the LOC128188480 gene encoding melatonin receptor type 1C-like, whose product MVMDATTAALVVVDILMVLIIISTNIFAIVLIMKRSKKNSKNILLVSLSVSDIAIAVFVIPNVIFLKVQNSAISPVLCQICLYTEYMASAANVFSISTLAIDRFRALVFPLQNKDSKREVLYGAIILIWIFSLLYAVRAPVVYRGRMFLVGTGKNSTTVKYGCAVPESLLDLHSGFIVLDFILLFVIPALILIACNVKVSLQLSNKTAVSSAMPESVYKRRRRAVRTLLIMILIFIVLNFPLHYFRMARHVFKQSVSGASTIGHVFLILTFTNNCLNVFFYGLLNENMKSFCPICYKENRVAPTADSKTTRTKMTKITVPLSH is encoded by the coding sequence ATGGTTATGGACGCCACGACAGCAGCACTGGTTGTTGTAGACATTCTGATGGTTCTGATCATTATCTCCACCAACATATTTGCAATCGTCCTCATTATGAAGAGGTCAAAGAAGAACTCAAAAAACATATTGCTTGTGTCTCTGTCAGTGTCAGACATCGCTATTGCAGTGTTCGTTATCCCGAATGTTATTTTCTTGAAGGTGCAAAACTCGGCCATAAGTCCAGTTTTGTGTCAGATCTGTCTCTATACGGAATACATGGCCAGCGCTGCGAATGTTTTCTCGATCTCAACTCTGGCTATAGACAGATTCAGGGCTTTGGTATTTCCTTTGCAGAACAAGGACTCAAAGCGGGAGGTTTTATACGGCGCTATCATTCTCATCTGGATTTTTTCCTTACTATACGCGGTTCGAGCACCAGTCGTTTATAGAGGAAGGATGTTTCTAGTTGGCACTGGGAAGAACTCCACGACCGTGAAATATGGCTGCGCTGTTCCGGAGTCTCTCCTGGACCTACATTCTGGATTTATTGTTCTCGACTTTATTCTTCTGTTTGTCATACCAGCGCTCATCTTGATTGCCTGCAATGTTAAGGTTTCGTTACAGTTAAGCAATAAAACCGCCGTTTCCTCGGCAATGCCGGAATCGGTTTACAAACGCCGCAGAAGGGCCGTCCGCACGCTACTCATCATGATTCTGATATTTATCGTCCTTAACTTCCCGTTACATTATTTCCGAATGGCAAGGCATGTTTTCAAACAGTCGGTATCTGGGGCCTCCACCATTGGCCATGTTTTCCTAATTCTGACTTTTACCAACAATTGTTTGAATGTATTCTTTTACGGGTTGCTAAACGAGAACATGAAGAGCTTTTGTCCGATCTGTTATAAGGAGAACCGAGTAGCGCCAACAGCGGACTCGAAGACGACGAGGACAAAAATGACAAAGATTACTGTGCCTTTATCACATTGA